GACAAGCAGAGGCTAAGAACATCGACTGGGTTTTATTCCTCAGGTCTGACAAGTAAAAGCAGAaattctctttggaaaaaaaaaaaaaataaagaaaagaaaaaaaataaacaaacccaaaaaccaatgTTCAAAACACACGGACGGTTTGCATTTCTCAGGACGGAGGATGTGCCGTCAAGCTCTGCCGCCGGACGCGTGACTTTTGCAGAgatgtagtttttaaaaaaaaacaacacaacccacagaggaggaaaagacaCAGGGCTACGGGATTCCACGTCAATTTTAGAGAAAGAAGGGCCCttttttgctattgttttaaATATCCCATCCGAGCGACTCAGAGCAAAAAATAACCATAACGAGTACATCCGTTCTGCTTGGCCCCATGGGCACAGAATCTCTACCGGCACCTCAGATGGCTACAAGCCCTCGGGGACGGTGGCCTGGCACCCGGCTCTCATCTGGTGTCCCCGCAGGGTGGCGGGTGCTGCCGTCCCTGCGAGCGGCACCCGTCACCCTTGCAGGAGGCTGTCCGGACGCCGCGCCGCAGGGGAGCGGGAAGTGGGGGTccggggggagagggaagaggggaggagggatgccGGGGTGCGGGAGGGACGTGGGTGGCCGGTCAGGCACAGGTGGCCTCCTGGCTCTCGACGGGGATCTCGCTGCCACAGCCGCCCTCGCCGTACTGCTGGtagggggggatctggggggccTCGATGATCAGCAGCCCCTCCGGTGACAACGAGGCGAAGACCGTGATGGGGTCCACCTCGTAGGGCAgcctggaggagggaaggaaagatgaGATGGTTTAGGAGGTGGGGGGCCAGGGTGGCTGCCTCGCagcatcccccatccctggaggacaTCGACCCTCAGGAAGCCCATGCAGGACCCCCAGAATGTGGGGAACCACCGATGCCGAGCCACCAGCCCCAGCGCAGAGCTCGACAAAGCCTGTGTTATTACTGTAGCGCCCGGGAATGTGCTGGGGATATTTAAAGAGGCCTCCTGGCCGGCCTGGCCCCTGCAGGCGCTCTGTTTAATCTCCCCGGCAGATGTGTTTGATGGGATGTCACCCGCCGCTTGTGCCGCCCGGGCTTCTGCAAAGCAGGAGTAAATCATCGCCGCGCCGCAGCCGGCGTCAGCCGCAAGCCTTGCCCGTAAAAGGAGCCGCCGTGGCTGCCGAGCAGGAGGCAGCGCCGTGCTCgccccagctttcctgcgggAGCTGGGGATGCACAGGGCTCCTTTGGGGTGGAAAAGCAAAGCTGAGCCAAGGAAACCAAACCCTTCCCATGCCCTGGGCTTTGCTGCTTCTCCCTTGTTAACCCCATGAGCCCTGCGGCTGGGGGTCTGCCCCCCGCGAAGCGCCACGGTCGGGGCTCGCCTGCCTCCGGACTcgcctttcctccctgccctttgCCGTTGTTGTTGCCAAAGTGAGCCGTCGCGGTGAGTCAACACGATAGCGATCTGACTGACATCATGCAGATGGAGATACatacttatatatatacatacattcaCACGCAGGGATGTATTTTGGGGCTGATGATGGTGTCAGCCCATCGTGCCCTGCTGTACCCTGGGGGATGCGGTGGCACCGCGGCTCCTTGCACCATCTCCTGCTCCCTGCGCCCCGGCCGGCTCCAAGCACAGCCCCGGGCCTGGAGGAGACTGACAAAGCACCCAGAAAAAGACCTTCTCCTCTTTTACCTCCCTCGGGAAATCACCGTGTGGCTCAAACCAGCCAGTCATGTGCTGGAGAAGGGcagattttggggtgaaaacagGCATCGGAGTCTCTGCATGCGTGAGCCGGGGTGCGGGGACTGGCAAAGCTCAGCCCTTTGTCAACAGTGGCATCCCCACGCTGCCTGTGACCTGCCCGCACCGCAGGGACGGGTTCCCACAGCAGGCTAGTGACAGTTGGGTGCTGGTCAAGGGGATACGGCAGCCTCCCAGCACCTTTGGCGAGGAGACACCTCAGGTACCTACTGGATTTTCTTGGTGAAGTTCTTGGAGACGAtccctccttccacctgctgctCCTCGTGTTTGCCTGCAGGGAAAGGCAACACCCCGCGTCACCACCTCACCGGGAGattgttttttccccaacaaaCATCAACGAAAGCCAACAGGAAAGTTTTCAGAGGAGTTGTTTTCCTTCCCCAGTTCAGGGAGTATCTCCTACGTGgggaaggagatgctggacaCAGCACACCCGTATTTCCAGTAAGAACCTGGGGTCTCGCAGGCTGCTAAGAGCTGGGGCTTAAgagaaagcccccccccccccccccgccccccgcgaTGTAATAAAACCTTTGGAGGTGGCAGTgtccccccttttcctcctccccaggctgggctCCCCTCTGCTGCTGTCAGGCTGGGGGTCTCTGTGGCTggagcagggggtccctgtgcctgCAGCATCTCTGAAGTAAAAACCACACTGGTGGCTGCTTACCCCCCCCGACATCTGGTTGTCCCCCCCGTGACTCCATGAACCCCAAATAAATACCCAGAGCCATGCTGtgtggcagcccccagcccctcctggggACCCCAGCCTGGGACACCCCTGGATGTGGGTGGTGGGCTGaagggatgctcagggctgggTGCCCACGGGCACCCCAGATGTGGTATCCCCCACACCCACTGTCCCCACCACTAATTGAATTTTTAGTGACGTGCTTCTGGCTGGCTCGTCCCCAGGCTGAGGTGTCTCGGAGCTGGGGTGGGGGCCGTGGGGTGGTTGCCCCCACTTCCCAGCACTGATGCTGCCTCTCTCTTGGCCCCTTTAAAGGGAATCTCCCTCGGCGCCGGCCTCACCCCGGCTATAATTAACCGAGTGAGCTGGGGCCCCTCTTGGCAGCTCGCTGCAGGGTGCCACCGCCCCAGCACTACCTCCCCGGCTGGCTGGGGCGGAAAGCAGGGAGATTTACCCCAAAGAGGCTTgtccttttcattttttgcagCAAAGCGTTGCAGCTTGTGAGCTGGGTCCCCCCATGACACCCCCAAACTGCTCGGGGGCTGCCTcaaagccctgctgcagccctggccctgctcccgAGCACGGGGCTGCCACCGCCGGCTTAAAATAAAGGTGATTTTTGCATTTTACAGCAATTTCTTCAGCCAGCATGGACAGGGCAGGACCAACCGCTTTTCACAtcccatcctcctccccctcctcctcctccttctcctccccagtgcCTTGTCTCTCACCTGACACTTCGACATAGCCATCCTTAGTTTTGACGGTCAGCTCCTCGGGTTTGAAGCTGTGCACGTTGACGCACACCTTCCAGGGCTCGCGGGGAAAGGGCGCGGGGCTACGGCTCTCGGGGTACCCCCCGAAGCGGGCGCCGTAGCTGGGGGCCATGGTGGAGGCGCGGGCCATGCCGGCACGCAGGGGGCCCGGCCAGGTGGTGGTGAGCCGGGGCCGAGCCCAGTCGGGCCAGTCCGCCGTCAGGTCCCCGGGGAAGGGTGACATGCCGAAGTCATCGTCCAGCAGGCGCGAGGTCAAGCCGGGCTCCCGGAAAGGGTCGCGGATGCTGCGCCTGCCGGGGTAATGGCAGGAGAAGGGCATCTGGCTGTCGGCCATGGCTTCCTTCGGAGGGGTCTGAGTGTGTCCCTGGGGCTCTCCCACGGAGCCTCAGCCTCTGCGTGGCCGCTCCTGGCTGGAAACTTCCCCTGAGAGCCCGTCCCGGAGGAGACGCATCCACCCCGGGCGGGATGCGGGTGCGCGGCTACGGGTGGGCACCGCAGGGGACGGTCCCCTCCTTCCCCGGCACCAGGTGAAGGACGACGGAGAAAATCAATTCAGAGCTGAATCACTGGGAGCCGGAGGAGCGCAGGAAGGACGGAGGGAGCTCTCTGGCCGTGAGAAAACGCTTCCTGTCTGGCTGTGATCCCAGGGActggggagaggaaaataaaactcagctggagaggggaaaaaaataatttataaaaccaAATATCCTGAGATTAAAAAGATTATCTCTCCCCTCTCGCTCCCAGCACTTTATGTGCGACTTTCCCTGCCGCTCCCGGGCGGGAGCTGCAATAAATGTCTGAGCTCGGAGCCGAGAAACTTCTCTAACCTTCCAGCCGCCGGGTGAGCGCTATTTATAtggatttgggaggggggggtgtgtgttttgcaattcCTGCCCTGTCAGCCGAGTATTTTGGAGAGGATGAAACAGCCGTGGAGAATCTGGGCTGCGGCAGCTGACCTCTCCCGCTGGCCTGAGGATCCCGGCTGCCACGGGGCCATGGTGATTCGGCAGCTGCCCtggcccccaccgccccctcctGCCGCCCTGTGCCCAGCCCATGGCTAGAAATAGCCCCCGAGCTCAGGGCCGGCTGCTTTCACCCCAGTGTCACCCGATAAAAATACCCCCCCCTCGGTGGGGCTGGGCCAAGCTGCTCCCCTCACTGTAAAGCCACGTGTCCCCCGCGCCACCAAGCAGCCCACTGTACTGGGAAATGGGTCACTGGTGACTCCCCCGGTGCAGGGCTgcgggggcacccaggggtgggtATTTGGGGGATGCCGGGGCAGGGGATAGACCCCTTTAATGGCTGGGAGTGCATGGGGTCTCAGCCACCCCGGGCTGCACgcagggatgcagggggaaaGCCATGCTCCAAGGGATGCTCCTCTCCGGTCCCACTTCCTCAGCTGGGATTGGAGAAAAGTCCCCTGACCGCGGGAAGGAGAGGGACCCCGGGCAGCGGGCAGGCAGGGGCCTTGTGGAGCTGCTCAGCCCCTGCCTCTTCctcacccccttcctcctcctcctcgctccaCCGCATGCCCTGGCCCTGCCGCAATTGCCGTGTGCAGGCAGGGCGAGGCGGTAATCACAGCCGCGCAGTGGTGGGGCTAATTACAGGGCAGCGGTGGGGAGCGGGCAGCGCGCCGTGGGACGAGGCGCGGTGGCGGGAgagctcccggcgagcatccacCCGGCAACATGGCCCCGAGCACCCAAGCAGGGGGTACCTGATGGCAACGAGGGGCTCCCCGTGGAGGTGGTCCAGGCACGGCTCCGGTGGGCGACGGGATGCACCGGAGGATGGGATGTCATCAGTGAAGGTCATGCCGGATACGGGACCACTTCCTCATGCCGCATGCTCCCTGCTGGCTCTGCCTCATGCTCCTTCTCTCCAGCATCTGCAATTTTTCTAATGGACTTGATGGAACTAATTACAGCAGGAAGACTTTAATGCAGCGCAGGCCGCGCAGCAATTCAGCCACTGGTCACTCCAGCGGCATTAATCACGCCGCACCGACGCCGCAtcgctgggggaaggagctgcctCTCCTCGGCGTGCAGTAGGGCTGCTCCCCTCTGCTCAGCTCCGTCACCCCCCAATGCGTGGGGACAGCTGGGCACCATAGGGGTCTCCCTGGGGACCGAGGGGGTGCCTAGAGATGCCTGGGGAGGTCCCAAGTGCTGGCTGAGCACCTCTGGGTGCAGGGAGGCAGCGGAGGGGCAGAgcatccccctccatccccttGTCCTGCCTGGTTGCCCCTGCCCAGCTGGGGGCTCCTGCTGTCCcaggggtgacagcagggtgTCCTGGGGGACATGGGCACAGGCTGAGCCTGAGCTCAGCTGGGCACCTCTCTcctcagctgcagagcaggatcaccccagcacccagctctgaACCCGCTTGGGCAAACACCAGCCCACAGGGAGAGGGGGACGAGCCCCAAGGAGGTTTCGGGCAGCCCCGCGATCCTGGAgcctccccacacccccagtCCCATGTTTTCCCACGTAGCTCCAGGCCATCCTCCCTCCCCGGCCAGGAATCCTCCCTGTCGCCTTGTTTATCCCGATTAGTCACACGTCCCTTCCCGCCGGCTCTTGCCCTCTCTGGGCCATCCCAATTTAGCTCCTGTTGTCACTCCAAATCTCCAGGCTACCTCCTGCTGCCCGGCCGGCCCCACGacaccagggctgggagcagagagtGGCCGACTGGCCTCCCTTCTCCTCCGAGTTACCTGGGGACGCTGCCCGGTGTCCCCAGGATCTGTCCCATGCTGTGGCCGGACCCTGCCTGGGTGCTGAGCCATACTGGGGACCTGGTCCCAGTGCTACTGCTCCCCTGAGGGGCTTCCAGCCAGTCCAGGGGAGCACCCCAGGGTGAGTGGCATCATCTGGGGTGTTGGAGAGTCCCCACCCCCCTGTTGCTCATGGCTGAGATGGCCAAGGAGGTGACAGCAGCGGGAACCCCGGCGCGGGAGCACCGTGCAGGGCTTGGAGCGAGGGCTGTGCGGGCAGGGAAGGGCACGGCCCCGAGGGGAGCACCGGCGAGCCCAAACCATGGTGGCCTCCATGACGAGACAGCTGCATGTCTGGCTCCGGGCTACCAGTGCCTGGACTGGGCCAGGGGAGCCAAAGTGCCTGGCAAAGGGCAGCCAAAGCCTGGcccagcaggggagggggagctgCCAGAAATACTGgcccacaacttttttttttttgtttcagccgGTGCCCCGAGGAGCCAGTTCTCGGCAGCTGGGAGCGGAGGCACATGCCCTTCCCCGCGGAGCAGCTGAAACAACCCAAAATATCCCACCGCGCGCAGTTGGATCCGAAAGGAACATGACAAACGGGGCTGCGATGAGGAGGAATTACTGTCTGAACCTTTATTGGAACCCTTTTTCTAACCAGGCTAACAACTCAAATACCCCGGGAAGACTAAAGAATACAGTATGCATTTCCATGGAGAGCAAAGGGGGTTTTACAATGAAGTCAAACGAACAGAGGCGCCGGTGTCGTTCCGTAAGGAATCGGCCAACAGGCGAGAAAACAGAGACACTGTTTTCCCTGGTGGCTTTTCTCACCTCTTGGCTTTTGTTCTAAATCTTCTCATTCCCTGGATTTGGAAGGCGGAGAGCTGCCCCCAGGCTGGTGGGGTTCAGGGTGTTGTTCTATGGCCCAAGAGTTGGGATGCTTGACCACGAAGCTGTTGCCACAACAGCGGATGTACCAGTGCCTCCGAGACCCTCCCGGTCATGTGCAAACTTCCAGGTAGCAGCAAAAGTCATGAGAATTATTTATTCTCTGGTAAAGAGGTAATAAAACCCCACCTGACACTAAAGGGCAAAGTCTTCACTTAGGCACCTGAATCCGTCCCTTTCTCCAACAAACATCCTGACAGCCCCAAGGCCGAGGGCCCTGCGGCTCCTGGGAACAGCCCTGCTACTCGCCTGCCGATCCCAGAGCCACGTCCACCTTCCGCCGGCCCGGGCAGCTCTGCCCATGGAGCACAAACATCTCCCACTCGGGCGAAGAGGACAATGGCTGCGGCATCGGTGGAGCGACACTGGGGCTGTGTAACTCTGATTTTTAGCACATCCCATGGTTTTTTCAAAGCTGGGGAAGGATGCCTGCAGTGAGCTCCTTCTCATGTTGGAGACAACAGGAGAGACCTCCCCTGTCCTGTCCTGGCCACCTTTCCCAAGCTCACATCTGGGCAAAGCTACTGGTTCTGGCACAAAGCTTGGGAAAGGGGGCAAAGTAGGACATGGCACAAGGACGAGGGTCTCGGCATGGGGCAGGGTGGACATCCTTGCTTCCTGGTAGAGACCACAGCAAGTCACTTCAGCCCTATCCCCTTCTTCGTATTGATGAAAGGGCAACAAGTCCCCCGTTCCCCAATAACCACTGAGAGCCAGAAAGAGGGGGTCAGTGGTGGGAGATCAGAGATCTCTGGGGATCTTTGGCGATGCAGGCAGCCCTACATGGCatggaggaggaagggcagggttATTCCTCCACCACAGCTGGCCTGTCGCCTCCGAACACCCACCACCTTTGTGATTTGTCAACAGAAGCTGGTCCAAGGAGGAGGATTTTCCCCTGCCTTGTTCATCTCCATCTAAATGAGGTTCCACTCGTGGTTGAGCTCTAAATGAGCCTCATGTGTCTGCCAGATGCCTCCACGCCAGCAGGTGACAGCCTCAGTAATTCACCTCTCTGATGACCTCTCTCCAACGAATATGGCAACACCTCAAAGGCTCCTGCCTTCGTGGACCCAACGGCAAAGACCCAAATAGCTTTTTCAAAGTAATGCTcaataaatagaagaaataaatattaaatagagGCTGAGTCCTCTCAGCCCGTTCAATATATGTACAATGCATAGCAAAATAACAGTGATTGGCTCTTGCAGACAAGTTTGGTACAAATTCAGTCCCCCAAAACAACGAAAACATCGAGAAAAGTTGCAGTCAACATAAAGCAAAGCTCAACCGAGTGCCGTAACCCATGAAGAACAGAAAGAACGCGACAGTGCTTTGAAATATCCCTTATTTTTGCTTCCCAGCAAACCTGCAGAGATTGTGTGGGGTTTTCTGGAGCCTGGCCCCAGCGCTGGGGTTGGGCGAGGAGGGACGAGCCTCACCCGGGGCCAAGGCTGGTGCAGGGAGAGCCGATGGCACGACTCTGGGGtgagggggacactggggagtgGGTGCTGCCAGGGGAAGGCAACCAGGGAGCTTGGGGCTGGAAACAAAATTGTGGGTTGGAAAGAGCCTCTGTATATGAGGAAAGCAAAACCCTCTGAGATACCTCCTCCAAAAGGTGGCTGAGATATTTTCCCAAAGCCTTTCTGCTCTGAGTGAGGCTGTGGCCGTCCCTGGGCATCCCTTGTGCGGCCGCTCGCAAGCGAGCAGTGATTCACCAACACCAACATGACCGAGTCGCCTTTCCACCAGGTGAACGCTGCTCCTTGCAGAGAGCACCAGCGGCGATCTGAGATGCGGGGCAAAAATCCATGACAGCGATGAATGAGCGAAAcaacatcagaaaagaaaaagcgcTGGCAAAAGgcacagagacagaaaagctcGTGGGCTTCTCGCAAACCGACGGAAAACCCAGTTGTCCACTGACAAAGGGAGGGTGATGTTCCAGGTTGTACTAAAAATCttaaataagttaaaaaataaataccaccACTGAGGGGAACTCATATGTATATGCACGTgtgcacatatacatacacacacacacacacgttcacatacacacacagagactcGGTTGGCTCCTGTCATCAGAGGTGGGATTTTGCAAGTGTCTTCAGCACGGATCACTCTCTCACGGCCTCGTTTCGTTAGTGTTCCCATGGGTGGGTCACGGCGCAGCGATAAACACGGCAGGGGAGCCCTGGCGACGGCATCCTCCCAGGGAAACCAGCGGTGCCTGCGCGCAGCAGCTCGGTTTCGGGTTGTGCGCTGGCTGCGGAGCCAAGGGAAACAGCAGCCGCTGCCAGCTGGCACCTGGCCGGGGCGAGACTTCCCCTCGCAGCGCTGCAAACTGCCCTTGGCCCGGCCGACCGGCCAGCAGACCCTCGCTGTCACCTCCGTCAGGTCCTAGACCCGTCTCTCTGCTGACATCCGTCGCGTCCCTGCACAAATCTAACGAGAAACCCTAGATTTTAACGTGGAAACAGACAGACAGCTCTGCCCTGCGCCCCTCTGGCTGTCACACgctctctgccctgctctggaGAGCGCAGCCAAAGGGACACGTTGGCAGCAGGAGGGACCATCACTCCTCCAGCCACCTCACCGAGAGGGGCCAGCGCCGTAAACCTTTACATGAGAACAGCGGCGTGGATACattccaacaaacaaacaaacagatccAAAAATAacttattgttaaaaataaaaacaaaaaacccaaacaaactagaataaataaatactggTAACGGTGACCACCTGCATCCATTCTGACatacaattaaaaatagaataataaataaataaataaataatttaagaggTTACTTCAACACAAGTCTGCTTGGGAAACCCCAGGAGCATTTAGCTGCCACGGGCTATAAGAGCGGAGGCAGTCCTCGAAGCGCGGGTCAGCCGGATGGGTACGAGAGCCACCGTCACCCCCACGCAGCCCTCGGGGTCACCTCCTGTCGCACAGTCggtgggtgctgctgccctgATGCGGTGCTTTGATCATCCGTCCCCAGCCACGAGGAACTCAAGTCAATGTTGTGTTTTGATATTTACACCAGTTGCACGAAGTCCCTCTTCTTGTCTTTCCTAGTTTTTGACCTCCCGACTCGCTGCTTCCTTCTTACCGATGTGAGTGTGCCTTAGGGTGTGTTAAGGGGTATGAGGCTACTCTTGAAACACAGGTAGATTTGGGGTTTGGGCTCCCATGGCTGCCTTCGGATCTCCCCAAGGGGCAGAAGGACAGGGCATTTCAACCTCAAACTGGGAGAGACTCTTTGGGGAAGAAGCATGAGGTTTTCAGCCCTTTATGAGAAGGGCGTTCACTGCAGAAGATGGCCAAGGGGCTGCTGTCAGGGCCAGGGCaaggggagggcagcagcaccCTACTGCAAGAACACCCCATCTTTGATCCCTCAATCACAGCCCTGGAGCATTTGCCCAGCCCTACCAGGAATGCTTTTCTTTATGTCCTAGAAAGTGGCTTCCCAGGAGATGGACACATGTCCCCATAAAGCCACTGACCATACcagtgcccaggtctctgcctcAGCCACCCTCCTCCTCAAACTACCTGCAGTGAGCAAGGCCGGGGATGAGGGACTGGGAaaagggggggctttggggttgaaggcacaggacaagggggaCCAGCAGTAGGAAAGATATCGGGGAAAAAGGGACCCCTGGCATAAAACTTCCCTTTGTACCACCCGGGTGGAAATACCCTCCAGGCTGCTGGACTTCCTAACAGATAGCAGGTTTAGACGCCGGCTAAGGCAATCACCCAGCTCCACCAGGATGCCATGGCCTTCCTCCACTTGTGGCTTTGCCCCTTtacctgctgccagcaggactggggggcTGTAGGTAACTCTTtagcagggggtggtggtggtgcattTCTTTCTACccgctctcctcctccagcagatGCTGCCTCCACTTAGTCCTTTTCTGTGACACTTAAATGACACACCTCCTTGAC
The Numenius arquata chromosome 16, bNumArq3.hap1.1, whole genome shotgun sequence DNA segment above includes these coding regions:
- the HSPB8 gene encoding heat shock protein beta-8, which encodes MADSQMPFSCHYPGRRSIRDPFREPGLTSRLLDDDFGMSPFPGDLTADWPDWARPRLTTTWPGPLRAGMARASTMAPSYGARFGGYPESRSPAPFPREPWKVCVNVHSFKPEELTVKTKDGYVEVSGKHEEQQVEGGIVSKNFTKKIQLPYEVDPITVFASLSPEGLLIIEAPQIPPYQQYGEGGCGSEIPVESQEATCA